From Argopecten irradians isolate NY chromosome 12, Ai_NY, whole genome shotgun sequence, one genomic window encodes:
- the LOC138304822 gene encoding uncharacterized protein isoform X1 codes for MASRNNWECSLCNGINGERDVTCNSCGQHRKDGDHYSRRKSSSGRRGGRNGVKYDWDSVSRGRGQSSDRGSDDPPPKRYGARTRYEDDQAGSPWKCSECTYYNKTASHKCTMCHKSTRPGDQRVYSSRSGADQEYSTRYGGPQGGPSRYGGQQGGSSRSGTEQEYSTRSGGPQSGPSCYNGQQGGSSRPRETQVCPRGPPHDDRMRYPHRPPSPSYKENNPPVSRNPDRSSQNRRWTQEDDRRPRRARTARTPSPGPFNDSTPSSRNPRSNPRSRNNNKPVWDECVDSKERRLVLLGKTGSGKSATGNSILSGDYFRSQISGVSITRACRRGVVQRNGKEIHVVDTPGIFDTDVDNDETTKEIVKCIGITAPGPHAFILVLRIGRFTQEERDSVEHFIESFGKSVEKYMIVLFTGMDSLHDERMTLDDHLRRIPSGLASVLKRCRGRCVGFNNKGTSQEVSRQVDELMEMVEELYETNQGRYYTNDMYTEAENVIRMREAEIKSMAEENKRRDIEKLVDENDRYHRQMLQKYEEQQYELERKLREAESRESKTGRDRRQRTEKIDKDVRSIRAQIEGERRAGRKVSQRLQNSLLDLEAERDRIVKTDASVKKMQTDIETLRQQLQGMKRKVSNARREQNDDKEKRLKELEKKYAESENATREVVRKEVESGKMGIGDQLLTTVIGLGKAIWKGLTKIF; via the exons ATGG CTTCTAGAAACAATTGGGAATGCAGTCTCTGCAACGGCATCAACGGCGAGCGTGACGTCACATGTAACTCATGTGGACAACACAGAAAGGACGGTGATCACTATTCGCGCCGGAAGTCGTCATCCGGGAGACGAGGTGGTAGGAATGGAGTCAAGTACGATTGGGACAGTGTATCCAGAGGCAGGGGGCAGTCTTCAGATCGAGGTTCAGATGATCCTCCCCCGAAAAGATATGGAGCTCGAACAAGATACG AAGACGACCAAGCCGGAAGTCCATGGAAATGTTCAGAATGCACCTACTATAACAAAACTGCGTCGCACAAATGTACGATGTGTCACAAGTCTACACGTCCGGGAGATCAGCGGGTATATTCTTCACGGTCAGGCGCAGATCAGGAATATTCTACACGATATGGAGGACCGCAGGGTGGTCCCTCGCGCTATGGTGGACAACAGGGAGGTTCTTCACGGTCAGGGACAGAACAGGAATATTCTACACGATCTGGAGGACCGCAGAGTGGTCCCTCATGCTACAATGGGCAGCAGGGAGGTTCTTCACGGCCAAGGGAGACGCAGGTATGTCCCAGAGGACCACCGCATGATGACAGGATGAGATATCCGCACAGACCCCCTTCGCCATCATACAAAGAAAACAATCCACCTGTTAGTAGAAATCCAGACAGATCCAGTCAAAACAGACGCTGGACGCAAGAGGATGACAGAA GACCCAGGCGGGCCAGGACGGCTAGAACTCCCTCACCAGGCCCATTTAATGACTCGACCCCAAGTTCCAGAAACCCCAGGTCAAATCCAAGGTCAAGGAATAACAACAAACCGGTGTGGGATGAATGTGTGGATAGTAAAGAACGACGATTGGTTCTTTTAGGTAAAACCGGAAGCGGAAAAAGCGCAACTGGTAATAGTATTTTGAGCGGCGACTATTTCCGCTCCCAAATTTCTGGAGTATCCATCACCCGAGCCTGTCGACGAGGCGTGGTCCAAAGGAACGGAAAAGAAATCCACGTGGTCGACACTCCGGGAATATTCGACACGGATGTAGATAATGATGAGACGACTAAAGAGATCGTCAAGTGCATAGGGATAACAGCACCGGGACCACATGCCTTTATTCTCGTCCTTCGCATCGGGCGTTTTACACAAGAAGAACGTGATTCAGTGGAACATTTCATAGAAAGTTTTGGTAAATCAGTTGAGAAATATATGATTGTCCTATTTACAGGAATGGATAGCCTACACGACGAGCGAATGACACTTGATGATCATCTGAGGCGAATTCCATCCGGACTGGCAAGCGTCCTGAAACGTTGTCGTGGACGCTGTGTCGGATTCAACAACAAAGGGACATCGCAAGAGGTATCGCGTCAGGTTGACGAACTGATGGAAATGGTTGAAGAACTTTACGAAACGAACCAAGGGCGATATTATACAAACGACATGTACACGGAGGCAGAGAACGTCATCAGGATGAGGGAAGCAGAGATCAAAAGCATGGCAGAGGAGAACAAGCGACGTGACATCGAAAAGCTGGTGGACGAAAACGATAGATATCATAGACAGATGCTCCAAAAGTACGAGGAACAGCAGTATGAATTAGAGAGGAAGCTAAGGGAGGCAGAATCCAGGGAAAGTAAAACTGGGAGAGATAGACGACAACGAACTGAAAAAATTGACAAAGACGTCAGATCAATTCGAGCACAAATTGAAGGGGAGCGACGTGCTGGGCGTAAAGTAAGCCAGCGACTTCAGAATTCTCTACTAGACTTGGAGGCTGAGCGCGACAGAATCGTCAAAACGGACGCTAGTGTGAAAAAGATGCAGACGGATATAGAAACACTACGACAACAGCTGCAAGGGATGAAAAGGAAGGTATCCAATGCAAGACGTGAACAGAATGATGATAAGGAGAAGCGACTGAAAGAACTGGAGAAGAAATACGCTGAATCAGAGAATGCAACAAGGGAAGTTGTGAGGAAAGAAGTGGAAAGCGGCAAAATGGGAATCGGCGATCAACTACTCACCACTGTGATTGGTTTAGGTAAGGCCATCTGGAAAGGCCTTACTAAAATCTTCTAA
- the LOC138304822 gene encoding uncharacterized protein isoform X2, with product MASRNNWECSLCNGINGERDVTCNSCGQHRKDGDHYSRRKSSSGRRGGRNGVKYDWDSVSRGRGQSSDRGSDDPPPKRYGARTRYDDQAGSPWKCSECTYYNKTASHKCTMCHKSTRPGDQRVYSSRSGADQEYSTRYGGPQGGPSRYGGQQGGSSRSGTEQEYSTRSGGPQSGPSCYNGQQGGSSRPRETQVCPRGPPHDDRMRYPHRPPSPSYKENNPPVSRNPDRSSQNRRWTQEDDRRPRRARTARTPSPGPFNDSTPSSRNPRSNPRSRNNNKPVWDECVDSKERRLVLLGKTGSGKSATGNSILSGDYFRSQISGVSITRACRRGVVQRNGKEIHVVDTPGIFDTDVDNDETTKEIVKCIGITAPGPHAFILVLRIGRFTQEERDSVEHFIESFGKSVEKYMIVLFTGMDSLHDERMTLDDHLRRIPSGLASVLKRCRGRCVGFNNKGTSQEVSRQVDELMEMVEELYETNQGRYYTNDMYTEAENVIRMREAEIKSMAEENKRRDIEKLVDENDRYHRQMLQKYEEQQYELERKLREAESRESKTGRDRRQRTEKIDKDVRSIRAQIEGERRAGRKVSQRLQNSLLDLEAERDRIVKTDASVKKMQTDIETLRQQLQGMKRKVSNARREQNDDKEKRLKELEKKYAESENATREVVRKEVESGKMGIGDQLLTTVIGLGKAIWKGLTKIF from the exons ATGG CTTCTAGAAACAATTGGGAATGCAGTCTCTGCAACGGCATCAACGGCGAGCGTGACGTCACATGTAACTCATGTGGACAACACAGAAAGGACGGTGATCACTATTCGCGCCGGAAGTCGTCATCCGGGAGACGAGGTGGTAGGAATGGAGTCAAGTACGATTGGGACAGTGTATCCAGAGGCAGGGGGCAGTCTTCAGATCGAGGTTCAGATGATCCTCCCCCGAAAAGATATGGAGCTCGAACAAGATACG ACGACCAAGCCGGAAGTCCATGGAAATGTTCAGAATGCACCTACTATAACAAAACTGCGTCGCACAAATGTACGATGTGTCACAAGTCTACACGTCCGGGAGATCAGCGGGTATATTCTTCACGGTCAGGCGCAGATCAGGAATATTCTACACGATATGGAGGACCGCAGGGTGGTCCCTCGCGCTATGGTGGACAACAGGGAGGTTCTTCACGGTCAGGGACAGAACAGGAATATTCTACACGATCTGGAGGACCGCAGAGTGGTCCCTCATGCTACAATGGGCAGCAGGGAGGTTCTTCACGGCCAAGGGAGACGCAGGTATGTCCCAGAGGACCACCGCATGATGACAGGATGAGATATCCGCACAGACCCCCTTCGCCATCATACAAAGAAAACAATCCACCTGTTAGTAGAAATCCAGACAGATCCAGTCAAAACAGACGCTGGACGCAAGAGGATGACAGAA GACCCAGGCGGGCCAGGACGGCTAGAACTCCCTCACCAGGCCCATTTAATGACTCGACCCCAAGTTCCAGAAACCCCAGGTCAAATCCAAGGTCAAGGAATAACAACAAACCGGTGTGGGATGAATGTGTGGATAGTAAAGAACGACGATTGGTTCTTTTAGGTAAAACCGGAAGCGGAAAAAGCGCAACTGGTAATAGTATTTTGAGCGGCGACTATTTCCGCTCCCAAATTTCTGGAGTATCCATCACCCGAGCCTGTCGACGAGGCGTGGTCCAAAGGAACGGAAAAGAAATCCACGTGGTCGACACTCCGGGAATATTCGACACGGATGTAGATAATGATGAGACGACTAAAGAGATCGTCAAGTGCATAGGGATAACAGCACCGGGACCACATGCCTTTATTCTCGTCCTTCGCATCGGGCGTTTTACACAAGAAGAACGTGATTCAGTGGAACATTTCATAGAAAGTTTTGGTAAATCAGTTGAGAAATATATGATTGTCCTATTTACAGGAATGGATAGCCTACACGACGAGCGAATGACACTTGATGATCATCTGAGGCGAATTCCATCCGGACTGGCAAGCGTCCTGAAACGTTGTCGTGGACGCTGTGTCGGATTCAACAACAAAGGGACATCGCAAGAGGTATCGCGTCAGGTTGACGAACTGATGGAAATGGTTGAAGAACTTTACGAAACGAACCAAGGGCGATATTATACAAACGACATGTACACGGAGGCAGAGAACGTCATCAGGATGAGGGAAGCAGAGATCAAAAGCATGGCAGAGGAGAACAAGCGACGTGACATCGAAAAGCTGGTGGACGAAAACGATAGATATCATAGACAGATGCTCCAAAAGTACGAGGAACAGCAGTATGAATTAGAGAGGAAGCTAAGGGAGGCAGAATCCAGGGAAAGTAAAACTGGGAGAGATAGACGACAACGAACTGAAAAAATTGACAAAGACGTCAGATCAATTCGAGCACAAATTGAAGGGGAGCGACGTGCTGGGCGTAAAGTAAGCCAGCGACTTCAGAATTCTCTACTAGACTTGGAGGCTGAGCGCGACAGAATCGTCAAAACGGACGCTAGTGTGAAAAAGATGCAGACGGATATAGAAACACTACGACAACAGCTGCAAGGGATGAAAAGGAAGGTATCCAATGCAAGACGTGAACAGAATGATGATAAGGAGAAGCGACTGAAAGAACTGGAGAAGAAATACGCTGAATCAGAGAATGCAACAAGGGAAGTTGTGAGGAAAGAAGTGGAAAGCGGCAAAATGGGAATCGGCGATCAACTACTCACCACTGTGATTGGTTTAGGTAAGGCCATCTGGAAAGGCCTTACTAAAATCTTCTAA